One window of Acropora palmata chromosome 1, jaAcrPala1.3, whole genome shotgun sequence genomic DNA carries:
- the LOC141877331 gene encoding vesicle-trafficking protein SEC22b-like isoform X1 produces the protein MVVMTMIGRVIDGLPLAASMQSDQNTSRGLQDYQAQAKMLFRRLTDHSPARSSIETGSMMFHYIIENGVCYLTLTEKTFSKRAAFSFLEELSTEFHREYGSKIATATRPYSFIEFDTYIQKARKNYQDSRARRNLNRLNDELHDVQRIMVQNIDDVLQRGEQISVLDDKAGNLRFQSEVYKKDATYLNLRSSYAKYAAVGTVFLVLVIYVRFWWF, from the exons atggtTGTAATGACTATGATAGGCCGTGTTATTGATGGCCTTCCTTTAGCGGCATCAATGCAGAGCGACCAAAAT acaagTCGGGGCTTACAAGATTACCAGGCACAAGCCAAGATGTTATTCAGGAGACTTACTGACCACTCACCTGCAAGGAGCAGCATTGAAACTGGATCAATGATGTTTCA TTACATTATTGAAAACGGTGTTTGCTACTTGACGCTTACAGAAAAGACTTTCTCCAAGAGAGCAGCTTTCAGCTTTCTAGAGGAACTGTCAACAGAGTTTCACAGAGAATATGGATCAAAGATTGCTACAGCAACAAGACCATATTCTTTTATTGAATTTG ATACATACATtcaaaaagcaagaaaaaattaCCAGGATTCAAGAGCAAGAAGAAACTTAAACAGATTAAACGATGAGCTCCATGATGTTCAACGAATAATGGTTCAAAACATTGATGATGTTCTTCAAAGAGGGGAGCAAATTTCAG TGTTAGATGACAAGGCTGGAAATCTAAGGTTCCAGTCAGAGGTATACAAGAAAGATGCAACATATTTGAATCTACGTTCTTCCTATGCCAAGTATGCAGCAGTAGGAACAGTTTTTTTGGTGCTAGTAATATATGTTCGCTTCTGGTGGTTTTGA
- the LOC141877331 gene encoding vesicle-trafficking protein SEC22b-B-like isoform X2, translated as MIVETLIDYHQTSRGLQDYQAQAKMLFRRLTDHSPARSSIETGSMMFHYIIENGVCYLTLTEKTFSKRAAFSFLEELSTEFHREYGSKIATATRPYSFIEFDTYIQKARKNYQDSRARRNLNRLNDELHDVQRIMVQNIDDVLQRGEQISVLDDKAGNLRFQSEVYKKDATYLNLRSSYAKYAAVGTVFLVLVIYVRFWWF; from the exons ATGATTGTTGAAACTCTCATCGACTATCATCAA acaagTCGGGGCTTACAAGATTACCAGGCACAAGCCAAGATGTTATTCAGGAGACTTACTGACCACTCACCTGCAAGGAGCAGCATTGAAACTGGATCAATGATGTTTCA TTACATTATTGAAAACGGTGTTTGCTACTTGACGCTTACAGAAAAGACTTTCTCCAAGAGAGCAGCTTTCAGCTTTCTAGAGGAACTGTCAACAGAGTTTCACAGAGAATATGGATCAAAGATTGCTACAGCAACAAGACCATATTCTTTTATTGAATTTG ATACATACATtcaaaaagcaagaaaaaattaCCAGGATTCAAGAGCAAGAAGAAACTTAAACAGATTAAACGATGAGCTCCATGATGTTCAACGAATAATGGTTCAAAACATTGATGATGTTCTTCAAAGAGGGGAGCAAATTTCAG TGTTAGATGACAAGGCTGGAAATCTAAGGTTCCAGTCAGAGGTATACAAGAAAGATGCAACATATTTGAATCTACGTTCTTCCTATGCCAAGTATGCAGCAGTAGGAACAGTTTTTTTGGTGCTAGTAATATATGTTCGCTTCTGGTGGTTTTGA